The genome window TCGAGTGGAATGATGACTTCCTCATTCTCTGCCACAATGAAATATTGTGCTGTAGTACTTGGGGATCCTACACAGACAATGTGGGGTTGATGGTTTTCCATGATTCGTTGGGAACTATCCAAGAGGCTGGGATTGCTGGTTTCATCCTATAAAGATAGATGTATGTTTTATGAACTCACATTTCCAGAAACAAGCATGGTGGTATTGTATTTGTTTCTAGAAGCCACACCATCACAACACAGATATAATATGGTTGGCACTTCGCTTACTTGATTAAATTTGTTTCTCATCAGATGAGGTTTAACATTTTTGGAAATTTGACCAAAACAACCTGTTTAAGATCGTCTTGGATTGGTTACGCGCCTGGCCCAAAGTTAACTTccagtctgtgtttgtttatcaTCAGTCAGCCAAACTGGCCtctgaacaaataccttgtcgaaaataaaaactttggTTTCTGAAGACGAGCAGAGACAGCGAGACCTCTGcgttttactcttttttttttggcttgttgtCAGAAATAATCTTCTCTAGATTATTCTGTTGTTTCTTTGCGGAAGTTAAGTTTAGGCcacaaaagccatttgtttgATGTTGCTGCAAAACCGTCTATACAGATCACTACAtatctttccccaccattgacaagttatcatgcaattaagagaaaacatttgcataaataacgtgttcctgatgaggttttatgttaatctaaaataccgcgattatccactagatcagtggttcccaaactttttcagcgtgcggccccccttgtgtacggtgcattcctttgcggccccccaaagaaaatttgtgacaaaaaactttctaaaactcaacattttaataaaaaaaaaaaaacattaaattatacaaaaaagtagtgcttttggttcgTAGCCTTATTTTAACCACTGCACtagattacccaatttataaaaatctggagcaaaaaaatgatttactaattttaaagtctgtgtatgttttgataattgtctgaatctgatctctaacaaaattccttgacaaaaatgcaattatttcagctttttgctatttttttatttttttaagaaaaatacccatatttaagagtttataagcaaaaaaaaacatataaataggatgaaaaggtttttttttacgttttgtttgtttattgtttgtttgaaagcagagggtctgttctttcatatatttgtatgtttatatatttttagaagaaattttcctggaaggcatttagTGAAActcttgtgaaaatcacaaaaaatgctggtgggcaacttttcaaaaaatggctggcggagGATAAGTTAAAAGTCACACACAatataactgtgggttcacaccagatgcgagttcaacgatttgcgtgagtattacatacaaagtcaatgggcgAGTAGGGCGATGCGAaagacgcgatatgggcggcgcgtttgccgcgaaaacacacgctatcctcctcaaacacgtcttcgcccaagttgaaaatattgaaCTCGAgggaaaaattagcatgacacgaagttaaatcctgcgagtaatctagcgCGATGCCcagcgtttggtgtgtacgtagcataagtaTTCAAAAAATGACCATCAAATGCATACCTGCTTTATGTCCAAAAGGTAAGTAATGGCCGACTTTACACTGCATTTAGCCCAGCCTTTGGCTCTTCCTGACGCAGTAGGTGGCAAAAGTTGAGTAAGCATTTGAAGAGCTATGTAGCATGACTCTATAACAGGATAACAATACACATAAAAATTGcattttgtaatttctttaaaaatcatAGCATCTACAACCCTGCCATTAGGTTAGTATATGTAGTTTCAATGAAAATAGATTACCATCACCATCGTTGCTAGCTGGAATGGCGGGATGTTTCATTGCATACATCTTCAACAATTTTGGAACAATATTTCCTTCCCATTTTCGAAGAAACAGGTCCACCTTCCCAGGAAACATTTTTCCAAACTCTGTATCAAACTGCAGAATAAACAGAATAGGCTACATGAAACAGGACAGAAtgcagtatttaaaaaaatactcaaATGTTTCCTCAAAACTGTTATGAATTATACTGTAAAGGcaacatttttgcaatattaacTGTGTTGTTTTAGATTTTGAGCATGTGGCagcatatttatatatgttcatttatatttatataatgtgTAAACTTTACAGGGAGTACGATACTGTTTCTCATACTGTAGtcaatttaaaatacatttggcaaatagagcaataaaacaaagtaatttaaattttatgtggagcgactgtttatgctacATCTTCTTCCCAAAGCGCCTTTTGGAATTCGCCCTCCGTCTGTTTGTGTGTCACACCCCTAGCATTTATTGACTTTTAGTTTTTGGACAGAAACAATGCAAATTATATAAAACACTTAATTGTGTTTATTTGAAGAAAAAGTCACATGAGAATTGAAAGGCATGGACGTGATtaaatgattttcatttttgggatATTCTTACCAAATAAGGCATATCTACGAAACAAGGGTATTGTTCAAAAATGTTCTTCACTCCTGGGGACTTGTTCGCAATCCATAACCTGCGACTGGTGTACGTTTTCTCCATGCCCACATTGATGGTATTGAAATTTTCTGGAGATAGTTTCATCCTTTTAATCACAGTTGTGCACTCCTGGGTGAACTCCTCCCCTTCAGCATTTATTTCCAAAGAGACAGACGCTTTAGACGAATTACTCATCTGGTAACGTTTGCGTCGATAGCGGCGTTCATCGTCATGAAGATTCCGCCGTAAATTTCTCAGTTTAATTTCAATGAAGCCACTGTGGGACACTGGATTGTAGAAATGCtcctgaaattaaagtgaaagaTATCAATTGTCAAATGTTATAGTTTTTATAATATGAGTCTGAGTCTGCACTTTTAATTATTCTTACAGCAATATTGGTGTCCttagaaaatatataaactagggctgtgtatcgccaacaattccccgatacgatacgtatcccgatacaagggcCCCGATATGAtgcgcatcacgatacaagactattttgaattactttttgttcagaatttagtaacattattattattttttttattattatccgtttattgtacattgaataagcagtgttgtaacagttgtgtgtttgccattcatttattagctattagaaatacttaaaatcccagagttagtacttaacttatgtttttttaaaagcagttttacaaagatggTGCCTTACTCTTCTCTCATTATTCTACATCTATGAATATatctataaacatgcagtccatattaatactatttaatagaaatcagattattaatgtgacagctatagtttgaagtagctctttatctcttctctagacgttcacttttcacatgcaaatctttgtcGTGTTTCTTCTTAAATGCcttagtactgttttataaaagcgtggctaataaagccctttgcagtagtataggctaagatatctgcgccttcatactgaactcattgaCTTAAATGCACGCGCGAGTACACGGCTCACTATGCAGACACGTGCGCCAGCGAGACAGACAcgcaaagtgaaagtataccccCCTACCTTTAACTCTACGTACTCCTTGGGACACATGCGTCCTTTCCATATGGATTACGGATCAACAGCAATTCGTcacgttactttcaaaagtgcatccgaatcgatacggaaggtgctgtatcgatgcacgcatcgtcaggcgtccatgacgatgtatcgtcgtatcgatattttgaacacagcactaatATAAACCCAAGCTTCCCCAACAATAAATCTCCCCTTTAAATGTTTTCTAAACATTTTAGAACCAGTTAACCAATTGATATTACACATCTATTATTCCATTCtttgtgcatttcaggaagTTTTACTTACAAATCCTTCATTCTCCTCTCCCATCTTGATCTTTAGGGATGGAAATATTGTCACCATATTTTTGGCCAACGCCAGTTTCTCCTCACTAGAAGGGTAACTATGGGCAAAGCAACCCACCAAAAAAAATTTAGCTAAAAATTACTTGTTACATTATACATTCAAATCTATCAGTTGAATTGAATGGTAAACTTACAATCCCCTATGTTCCACCAACACACCAACTCCGATCTTCACCAGAAGTTTTCTTGAAACCTCAGAGAGCATTCCTGAAGTTTCATAATCAGCCAATATACTTGGACCTTTCCTCTCAATTAAAGCTCTCAGAGCATCTACATCCATTGGATCATATTGATGCTGGAAACAGAAacacatatacatttttattctaTAGTATTACTTTTGTACTCTTAATACTCTTTATGCCACAATATTATTTGCTTTTTAgtaaatttattataaataattatttaataacttCATCAAAACACAAATGTACCTTCTGTCGAGAACTCTGAGAGGCTTCATTTATGTTCCTTCTTGCAACCTTAAAAAATAGAGGCTGTAATTATCTGAAATTAAGGGTATGcattataaaaatgcattatcatGTTAACATACATTCTCTCGGTGACTTGAACCAACTGCATTTACATCCACTTGTCCATcctaaaaaaagaaatgttatTTCAGACAGCTGTAGTTAGTTATTAGAACTAGAACTAACCCCGGGAGAGCCGCGATCGGATTGGGGCACTCAGGGGTAGTCTGTCTATTaacaaaatgctaaaataatccAC of Misgurnus anguillicaudatus chromosome 2, ASM2758022v2, whole genome shotgun sequence contains these proteins:
- the LOC129443018 gene encoding uncharacterized protein isoform X2, which translates into the protein MEDAPKTLVAILIDGTEFFKKLFYLRSVAEIIDACKPLLPCAAKCTRVLKFNADFNEYIDTDLTDNIQNLDKFQVLFKSIKDGQVDVNAVGSSHRENVARRNINEASQSSRQKHQYDPMDVDALRALIERKGPSILADYETSGMLSEVSRKLLVKIGVGVLVEHRGFYPSSEEKLALAKNMVTIFPSLKIKMGEENEGFEHFYNPVSHSGFIEIKLRNLRRNLHDDERRYRRKRYQMSNSSKASVSLEINAEGEEFTQECTTVIKRMKLSPENFNTINVGMEKTYTSRRLWIANKSPGVKNIFEQYPCFVDMPYLFDTEFGKMFPGKVDLFLRKWEGNIVPKLLKMYAMKHPAIPASNDESCYIALQMLTQLLPPTASGRAKGWAKCSVKSAITYLLDIKQDETSNPSLLDSSQRIMENHQPHIVCVGSPSTTAQYFIVAENEEVIIPLEDSNLTCAVDKLFKMYWVCNVTYPAQLTSVFNFFETVYDMPLSGGKRSKVVELIANLQAVS
- the LOC129443018 gene encoding uncharacterized protein isoform X3, giving the protein MEDAPKTLVAILIDGTEFFKKLFYLRSVAEIIDACKPLLPCAAKCTRVLKFNADFNEYIDTDLTDNIQNLDKFQVLFKSIKVARRNINEASQSSRQKHQYDPMDVDALRALIERKGPSILADYETSGMLSEVSRKLLVKIGVGVLVEHRGFYPSSEEKLALAKNMVTIFPSLKIKMGEENEGFEHFYNPVSHSGFIEIKLRNLRRNLHDDERRYRRKRYQMSNSSKASVSLEINAEGEEFTQECTTVIKRMKLSPENFNTINVGMEKTYTSRRLWIANKSPGVKNIFEQYPCFVDMPYLFDTEFGKMFPGKVDLFLRKWEGNIVPKLLKMYAMKHPAIPASNDGDESCYIALQMLTQLLPPTASGRAKGWAKCSVKSAITYLLDIKQDETSNPSLLDSSQRIMENHQPHIVCVGSPSTTAQYFIVAENEEVIIPLEDSNLTCAVDKLFKMYWVCNVTYPAQLTSVFNFFETVYDMPLSGGKRSKVVELIANLQAVS
- the LOC129443018 gene encoding uncharacterized protein isoform X1, with amino-acid sequence MEDAPKTLVAILIDGTEFFKKLFYLRSVAEIIDACKPLLPCAAKCTRVLKFNADFNEYIDTDLTDNIQNLDKFQVLFKSIKDGQVDVNAVGSSHRENVARRNINEASQSSRQKHQYDPMDVDALRALIERKGPSILADYETSGMLSEVSRKLLVKIGVGVLVEHRGFYPSSEEKLALAKNMVTIFPSLKIKMGEENEGFEHFYNPVSHSGFIEIKLRNLRRNLHDDERRYRRKRYQMSNSSKASVSLEINAEGEEFTQECTTVIKRMKLSPENFNTINVGMEKTYTSRRLWIANKSPGVKNIFEQYPCFVDMPYLFDTEFGKMFPGKVDLFLRKWEGNIVPKLLKMYAMKHPAIPASNDGDESCYIALQMLTQLLPPTASGRAKGWAKCSVKSAITYLLDIKQDETSNPSLLDSSQRIMENHQPHIVCVGSPSTTAQYFIVAENEEVIIPLEDSNLTCAVDKLFKMYWVCNVTYPAQLTSVFNFFETVYDMPLSGGKRSKVVELIANLQAVS